The Brevinematia bacterium nucleotide sequence TCGCTTGAGGTTTCAAAGCAATTTGAGATTGGGATTGGAGGACAGGTAGTAGCTTTACCAGATATGGCTATTTCTCCAAAGTTTAGTCTCTCAATTCAAGGGTTTAACCTAGGAATAGCGTTTGATTACGCAACTTCTAGAAATGGGTGGCCCAAACCTTTAATGTTTTCAACGAAATATGTGATTCAGAAAGGATTAGGAATATATGGTGATCTACATTGGAATATTGATCCTAATAATATAGCTTTTTCCTTTATGCTTCTTGGTGGTGAGGGTCTCTTTGGAATGTCAGTTGGAGGAGGATGGGACTTAACATTTGGCTTTGGTGTAGCATTCACGCCAACCTACGATTGGAATTTAAACGTATTTTTCGCCATTCAAAAGGCTATATACTCGGATGTCCTGTTTTTGAAAGCAGAACTTGCTAATTACTCATATAGAGTTATTTACGAGCCATTTTTTGCAAACGATCGCAGAGGTATCTGTAACCTAGGCTTAAACATTGTTCCAGCAAACTGGATAACAATAGGCATAAATGGTCTTGATCTTCTAGATAACAATAGAAGTCTATCTCTAAATCTTAACTTTAGATTCAACGTGTAAACAGTAGATTATTGCTTGTAACATACTTTCTGGATTAGCTATTCCTCTGCCTGCTATATCAAAAGCAGTTCCGTGATCAGGGCTACTTCTTACGAACGGAAGCCCTATTGTAGTATTAATACCATCGTCAAAGTGCAGAAGCTTAAAACCTATCAAGCCCTGATCATGGTATAAAGCAACAAGACAATCCAAGCTTTTCTTTCTATACTCAAGGAAAGCGGTATCGGGTGGCAGTGGACCGTATACTTCTAAATCAAGTTCTTCCATAGCTTTAATTATTGTTTTCTCTTCATCTCCAATCTCACCCTTCTCACCAGCATGGGGGTTCAAACCACATATTCCTATTCTAACCTCCTCCTTCCCTTCTAACATCTTGACCCAGTTGTATGAATTAATTAGAGTGCTTTTGATCTTTTCTTTAGAAATACTATTAGGAACATCTTTCAATGGAATATGCTCTGTCAATAAGACAACTCTCAGATCCCTGCTATAAAACGCCATGTTATAATTTTCAATTCCAAATGCCTCGGCATAGTATTTAGTGTGTCCACGAAAGCCCGGCAAAACCTTTGCTACTCTTTCTTTTGAGATTGGAGCGTTAACAATAGAATCTATCCTATTTTCTTTAAGTAGCTCTATTGACTTATCTATACTATACAAGGAAATTCTACTCGCTAGCTCTTCGGAGATATCTAAAGTTGACACTTTGATGCCTATATCAACTACAGGAATGCTATCAGTGGATCCGCAAGGGTATACACAAAACTTTATATCAATACCGTATTTTTCACTCCACAGCTTAAAAACTTCTATGCTACCTATCAATACAACACGCCTAAGTTGCTCTTTACTGAGTTTTGAAAGTGATTTTATTATTACCTCAGGACCTATTCCAGTAGGATCTCCTATAGTTATTCCTACCATTATGCACCAAGTATAGCTTTAAGCCTTTCTAAAACCTTTAGTCTATCTAGAGGCTTCAATATGAAACCTTTAGCACCATTCATGATTGCGGTCTTTACAATATCTTCTCTTCCTAGAGCAGTAACCATTATAACTTTCGCATTTTTATCAAACGATAAGATCTCTTTCAGCACCTGCAACCCATCAACATCTGGCATCGTAATATCAAGCGTTACAAAATCAACATTTGGGTATAGCTCTTTATACATCCTTATCGCATCTTCACCTCTTGGTGCATTTCCTACAACTTCAATTCCGGCAGACATAAGAATCTGTGTAATCTGCTTGAGAGTGAAAGCCGAGTCATC carries:
- the pdxA gene encoding 4-hydroxythreonine-4-phosphate dehydrogenase PdxA, which gives rise to MVGITIGDPTGIGPEVIIKSLSKLSKEQLRRVVLIGSIEVFKLWSEKYGIDIKFCVYPCGSTDSIPVVDIGIKVSTLDISEELASRISLYSIDKSIELLKENRIDSIVNAPISKERVAKVLPGFRGHTKYYAEAFGIENYNMAFYSRDLRVVLLTEHIPLKDVPNSISKEKIKSTLINSYNWVKMLEGKEEVRIGICGLNPHAGEKGEIGDEEKTIIKAMEELDLEVYGPLPPDTAFLEYRKKSLDCLVALYHDQGLIGFKLLHFDDGINTTIGLPFVRSSPDHGTAFDIAGRGIANPESMLQAIIYCLHVESKVKI
- a CDS encoding response regulator — its product is MIEQINIVKPDGSKYKALVVDDSAFTLKQITQILMSAGIEVVGNAPRGEDAIRMYKELYPNVDFVTLDITMPDVDGLQVLKEILSFDKNAKVIMVTALGREDIVKTAIMNGAKGFILKPLDRLKVLERLKAILGA